The Rhodopirellula halodulae sequence CTATGAAGACCTGACCACCACCGAAAACTTAGCAGCCTTCGGGCGGTTTCACGGACTGCGTGGTCGACGGCTGAAGGAAAAGATCCAGTGGGGCCTGCAATGGACCGGCCTGGCCGACCGAGCCCATGACCTGGTCGGCACGTTTTCGGGCGGCATGAAACGTCGCGTCAACTTGGCATGCGGCGTCTTGCACGAACCCGAGGTGTTGTTGCTGGACGAACCCACCGTGGGTGTCGACCCACAAAGCCGCCAACGAATCTTTGCGATGCTGGCGGAACTGAATGCCGACGGCACGTCGGTTTTATTGACAACGCATCACTTGGACGAAGCCGAAACGCAGTGCGACAGGATTGTGATCGTGGACCATGGCGAAGTTATCGCGACCGGCACGTTTGAGGAGTTGGTGCGACAAACCATCGGCGGCGACCGCGAAGTCACCGTGCGGCTGGATCAACCACTTCGTGGACATGGGAACGAACCGCTGGCCGTGACCGGATTGCAAGTCACCGCGAGACCGGGCGAACCTGTTGTCACCACCAAAATGCGAGAGGTCGCCAAGGGATTGCCTCGATTGATGGACGCTCTCAGCGAAGCCGAGTACGGCGTGCTTGATGTGGAAGTCCAATCGCCTTCGCTGCATCACGTGTTTCTGCATCTGACCGGCCATGCTCTGCGAGACTGAACATGGTTTGGAAAGTCATTGAGATTCACTTGAGGCGATTACGTCACAACCGTGTCGAATGGTTGCTGACGTTTGTCGTTCCGATCGCTTTCTTCAGCATCTTTGCCTTGATCTTCTCGCGAGGCGTGGGCGGCACACCGCGAGTGAAGGTCGCTTTGATTCGCGACGCGGCAACCGCGAACTCAGCCGATGAAGGTGCGACATCGACGACTTCGTTGCAGTGCGATGAGGTGATTCAAACACTTCGCGAAAGCGACGGTTTACGATTGGTCCGCGACAGCGAAGAGGATCCGCGGCTCGATCGCGCGGCGGGCGAAGACTTGGTCCGCCGTGGGTCAGCCACCATCGCGATTGTTCTGCGGGAAGATGGCGAACAACTCACCGCTGAGCTACTCAACGACGCATCGGACCAAGTCGCCAGCCAAGTGGTGTCGGCGTTGGTGATGCGCGCGATGATGATGGCCCGCGCCATCACGGCACTCCCCAGCGGCCCCAACGAGCGACCGATTCAAATGCGAGCGGACATCATGTCCGACGAACCGTCAGACGACTTGGTTCAACAAGCGAACTTTCAAGAGTTCGTGCGAAACGTCGCCCAAGAAAACTCGGCAACCACCTCGGATGCCTCGTCGGAAATCGCCACCGAAACAGGCCTGTCACCGCCATCGGTGAACGTGGTCAACGTGATTGGCGAAAACAAATCCAATCCGGTGATCAGCGTGTACGCCGCGGGAATCGCCGTCATGTTTTTGTTGTTCGGCGCGACCAGCGGCGGTGGCGTGCTGCTGGAAGAACGCGAAAACCAGACGCTGGAACGGTTGCTTTCCACGCAAATGACAATGGACCATCTGTTACTTGGGAAATGGTTCTACCTGACGTTACTTGGGTGCATCCAAGTCACAGTGATGTTTGTTTGGGCTCAGTTGGTCTTCGGTTTGGACCTGCTCGGCAACCTGGACGGATTTGTGATGATGACCGTGGTGACCTCCGCCGCCGCGGCCTCGTTCGGTTTGTTCTTGGCCACGTTGTGCAAGACACGCGGGCAACTCAATGGTTTGTCCGTGGTCGCCGTTCTGACCATGAGCGCGTTGGGTGGATCGATGGTGCCTCGGTATGTGATGAGCGAGGGTCTCCGCGAAGCGGGACTGTGGACCTTCAACGCTTGGGCACTCGATGGGTACGACAAAGTCTTCTGGCGGGAGCTGCCTCCCAGTGCGTTGCAGCCGCAGTTGACGGTGCTGCTTGGGACCGCGTTTGGACTGCTCATCCTCGCTCGTTTGCTAGCAATTCGCTGGGAAACTTCTTGAGAACTTCGCGGTTTTCGTTGCAGGAAACGCGGGATGCTTGCCTATCGTGGTTTGACGTCGAAGTAACGACAGACCGTTTGGCGCGTCGTTTGCCTGTCGGAGGTCCTGATCGGCCGATCTCAAACGACTTGGAATCGCAAGTGCTGCGAGCATCGGCATCAGGTTTCTAACTGGCTATTTTCCGTTTCTCATGCCTTGTTGAAAGCGGGGTTCCAAGATGACTGAACGAATCTGGGCAAATTTGCGACTGCTCCGTCGTGGTTCCATGAACGCAACCGCTTCCAACCGTCTGGCAAACGCGACCACCAGTGGTCTTGTAACGGCCGAGGTGGTGGATACAAGGTCACACGCGATAACGGCCAACGGAATTCGCTGGAAACCGGGTGATTGGGCCATCTATCGAAAGAGCAAACGCGGCAAGGTGCCAGGGCCGCGTGCAAGTCGCGTGAAACCAAACTTGAAGGGCGATACGTATAACTACGTCGTGGAGAAGTTCTGGATGGTCGACGAGGTTCATCTGGACGGAACGCTGACCATGCGAACCACGCGAGGCAAGACTCATCGCATTGGTGCGGACGATCCCAACCTGTCTCGTCCGAGTTGGTTCGCTCGTTTGCGATGGCGCGAGCGGTTCGTGGCCATCGAATCTCAGTTTGGAAATTCGACGTACGCCGCTTAACGCATACTGCTTGCACACTGCTTAACGTTCGCTGCTCGATGTCGCCGCTTCGCCCGCCGCTGCCAACATCAACGGACACTGGCCGACCTCATCGGGCCAAACGCGGAGCTCTACTTCGCGATTTTCTCTAGCAACGCGGCCACGGCGGCGGGGTCGTCCGATTCCCGCAGCTCCTCAATGCGAGCTTCCGGCACACCCACCTTTTCCAGGTGGCTGCACAATCGTTTCCATACGGTCGCCCGTTTCTTTCCCTCGCTCAGGTAGAGCTCGGTGACGGCTTCCTGAGCCTTCTGCAACCCGATGGCATCCCGGTTCTGGTAATAGTTCCGGATGATCTTTTCTTGGTGCGGCGTACGATTGGGAGCCATGGGCGATGCTTCAGCCTAGCGTTGGTTGCGTTTTTCTTCGGCACGGGCAGCTTGCAAAGCAGCTGCTTCGCGGGAGAGTTTAAACTCAGGCCCAGCGGGGAAGTACTGGACGTCGTCCTGCAAATAATAAGGACTTGGCAGCGTTTGGCCATTGAGCGAAACCTGACATCCGGTGTTGGTCGCCAACAGGGCCGCGAGAGCCAGGGTGCAGACCGTCCCGCGGGTGATCCAGTGCGTGTTCATCTTGTTTTCCATCGTTGTACGCCCCAACGCGTAAGGTTTTCGGACCGAACGGCTCACGCAACGAGAGCCCGTCTGCCTGAAATCGGTGACAGAATCGTTATCGGCGGAAGAACCGGAAAACCTTGACTGGATTCGCGAAAAAGTCCTGGGAGCCCCGAAAGACTCGCGGGGACCAAATGTCCAACGTCCAAATGCATGCGTTCAGCACTGCCTCGCAGTTTCACGCGGACGTTTCGACATGCCCGCAAACCACGCAACCACGCACGCTGTTTGCCTCGAGCGGCCTCCCCGCACCCCATCGGCCGCACCGCACCAATTCGGCGTGACTCACCGGGACGAATTCGCCACAATGGAAGAATGAACGAGACGCCACGCAACCAGCCTCCAAAGCTCCGATTGTCCAACATGTTTGATCGACGCCGATTTTTGCGAACCAGTTTGGCGGGTGGGGCTGCCGCAGCCACGGGAATGCTAAGCCCGCGAAACGCACACGCCGCCAACCGAGCCAAATGGGAAGAATCCATTCAGCGCGGACTGGAATGGCTCAGCAGCAAACAATCGTCTCGCGGCCAGTGGAACACCACCGTTTATCCCACCGCCATGGCTGCGCTCTCAGGCACCGCGTTGATTGGCAGCGGCAGCACGACGACTCAGGGTCCCTACGCCAAGCAGATTGCTCGCGCGTCGGACTTCCTGATCAGCAAGTCTCGCAGCAATGGATTGATCGGTGACCCTCAAACCGATTCAAGATACACCTATGGCCACGGGTTCTCGATGTTGTTCCTATCACAGGTCTTGGGCGAAGAAGGCTTGCTCGACCGACGCGAGGAGTTGGTGGAGGTTTTGCAAAAGGCGGTTGAATTCAGCGGCAACGCCCAAACAGCCGCGGGAGGTTGGGGCTATGTCTCGGCCAAAGAGGGCAACGACTTCGACGAGGGCAGCACGACAATCACCCAAGTCCAAGGTCTTCGCGGGTGTCGCAATGCGGGCAT is a genomic window containing:
- a CDS encoding ABC transporter ATP-binding protein, whose product is MDRLKKSYWRGGKEQAALRGISFELRRGERLAYLGPNGAGKTTMIRCLSGRAKPDSGSIQLLGEPIDATSVRDSLGLVPQEIAIYEDLTTTENLAAFGRFHGLRGRRLKEKIQWGLQWTGLADRAHDLVGTFSGGMKRRVNLACGVLHEPEVLLLDEPTVGVDPQSRQRIFAMLAELNADGTSVLLTTHHLDEAETQCDRIVIVDHGEVIATGTFEELVRQTIGGDREVTVRLDQPLRGHGNEPLAVTGLQVTARPGEPVVTTKMREVAKGLPRLMDALSEAEYGVLDVEVQSPSLHHVFLHLTGHALRD
- a CDS encoding ABC transporter permease, translated to MVWKVIEIHLRRLRHNRVEWLLTFVVPIAFFSIFALIFSRGVGGTPRVKVALIRDAATANSADEGATSTTSLQCDEVIQTLRESDGLRLVRDSEEDPRLDRAAGEDLVRRGSATIAIVLREDGEQLTAELLNDASDQVASQVVSALVMRAMMMARAITALPSGPNERPIQMRADIMSDEPSDDLVQQANFQEFVRNVAQENSATTSDASSEIATETGLSPPSVNVVNVIGENKSNPVISVYAAGIAVMFLLFGATSGGGVLLEERENQTLERLLSTQMTMDHLLLGKWFYLTLLGCIQVTVMFVWAQLVFGLDLLGNLDGFVMMTVVTSAAAASFGLFLATLCKTRGQLNGLSVVAVLTMSALGGSMVPRYVMSEGLREAGLWTFNAWALDGYDKVFWRELPPSALQPQLTVLLGTAFGLLILARLLAIRWETS
- a CDS encoding prenyltransferase/squalene oxidase repeat-containing protein — protein: MFDRRRFLRTSLAGGAAAATGMLSPRNAHAANRAKWEESIQRGLEWLSSKQSSRGQWNTTVYPTAMAALSGTALIGSGSTTTQGPYAKQIARASDFLISKSRSNGLIGDPQTDSRYTYGHGFSMLFLSQVLGEEGLLDRREELVEVLQKAVEFSGNAQTAAGGWGYVSAKEGNDFDEGSTTITQVQGLRGCRNAGIPVSGEVIDKAKEYIYRCKNPDGGISYSSRQTGSSRPAITAAALAALYNAGAYDSEHVPEMLKYSKETLHDINNGARAFGHWHYTYLYYSQVVYRQGDELWLPFRDRLYDRIAAEQKPDGSWEGQIHPVYVTACNLIMMQIDRGFLPIYQR